The genome window ATGTGTGTCGCTATGCTGCGAACCGCCGAGCATATATAGCCCGTCAACCCAAGCCTCGCCGCCCTCGGCGGTAAATTTAGCGTCGATGTCATGCCGGGAGATCGCCGAACCAAGGTTGATCGAGGTCAGGTCATAACGGCTATCGCGCCCCATGCTTGCCTCGGTCACGCCGTAATGAAATGCCTCATCCGACTCACGCTGCACACGATAGTGCGTGAGGCTGGCGTTGTCCTCGACAATGATCTGAACGGCCGAGTTCGTAAAACTCTTGGTCTGCGAGTCGTAGCTCTCAACGATCGTCGCCTCGCTGCCCGATTCGGCAATAACGACAATGTGAGGAAAGATCGCCCTATCTTCGCCAGCCGCGAACGAGAATTCAACCGGTTCGTTGATAACAGTGTCTTTTGCAATTCGAAGGATGGCGATATTGGCGAATGCTAGGTTTAGCGCAGTAAAACCGTTGCGTGCAGTGCGGAATTGACCAACGACATCGAGCGGCACGTCTTGTCCGATCGCAATTGACGAGCTATCTACTGTCCAGTCAATAGCGGCCAACGGTGCGACGTTCGTGTATTTCCAGTCTTCGGTTTGCGGCGTTGGAAAACCGTTCGCTTCAAAAAACGAAAAGGCATCTTCGCGAAGCGAACGCAATGCCGAGTCCGGCTCGTTCTTTATCACTTCACGAAACCAGGCGCTTAGAGTTGCTTCCTTTGCCAGTTGTGGGCTCATCATTTCGCGGCAGCCTTGACCCAGTCGTAGCCTTTCTCTTCGAGTTCGACAGCGAGATCTTTACCGCCTTCCTTTACGATCTTGCCGTCGGCGAGGACGTGGACAAAATCGGGCTCGACGTAATTCAGCAGCCGCTGATAGTGTGTGACAAGGATGATCGCGTTGTCGCTGCTGCGCAGCTTGTTGACGCCCTCAGCGACGATGCGTAAGGCGTCGATATCGAGGCCGGAGTCGGTTTCGTCGAGTATGGCGAGCCTTGGTTCGAGCACGGCCATTTGCAGGATCTCGTTCCGTTTCTTTTCACCGCCCGAGAAGCCCTCATTGACCGACCGTTTGAAGAACTGCGGATCCATATCGACGATCTTCGCCTTTTCTTTCAGATAGTCGTTGAATTCGAGCGGGTCGAGTTCCTCCTCGCCCAGATGCTTCATCTTCTCGTTGTAGGCCAGCCGCAGAAACTGCGAATTCGAAACACCCGGAACCTCGACCGGATATTGGAACGCCATAAAGACGCCCGAACGCGCACGTTCGTCGGGTTCGAGTTCGAGCAGGTTGCTGCCTTCGTACAACACTTCGCCCGAGGTCACCTCGTAGCTCGGATGCCCGGCGAGCACTTTTGACAGCGTCGATTTGCCCGATCCGTTAGGGCCCATTATCGCGTGTACACTCCCAGCGTTGACCTGAAGATTGAGGCCTTTCAATATCTCCTTGCCATCAATACCGGCATATAAGTCCTTTATCTCTAATAACATCTAGTCCAATATCTTCTCCATTTCTATTCCCGCCATGCCGAACCATTCCTCAGGCGGTGTTTCGCGGAGGATATAAAACCCGTTCTTCTCATACAGCGGCCTCGCTCCCGGCAGGACGAAGGTTGTGTATAGATACAGACTCTTAAAGCCTTCCTCGCGCGCGTGCTTCTCAAGAGCTCCGAGCAGCTGTTGCCCGACGCCCTTGCCCTGGGCATCGGGGATCACTCCCATCGAGCGGATATAGAACCTCTCACCGTCCGGCAGGCCGGAAACCGTTCCAGCCGGTAAATCACCAAGATACGCAAGCCATATAGGCCCTTCGGCAAACCGTCCGCGAACGGCGTCGGCCTTGATAGCCGTATAGTCAAACGCATCAGGCGTATATAGGTTGCGGAACGGCCCAAAGGCAGCGGCGACAAGTCGTTCGATCAAATACTCATCACCCGGCCCGGCTAACCTAACCACGCTCATCCTACGGTACCCTCGAGTTTCAACCCCAACAGCTTCTGGGCTTCGACTGCATATTCCATCGGCAGTTCGCGAAACACTTCCTTACAAAATCCGTTGATGATCAACGAGACCGCATCTTCCTGCGAGATACCTCGCTGCTGGAGGTAGAAAAGCTGCTCCTCGCTGATCTTAGACGTCGTGGCTTCGTGCTCGACGCGGGCGGTGTTGTTCATCACCTCGATGTAGGGGAACGTATTCGCTTCCGACTTGCCGCCTATCAGCATCGAGTCGCACTGCGTATAATTGCGCGCACCGGCAGCTTTTGGCATCACCTTTACGAGGCCGCGATACGAATTGTTAGATTTCCCAGCCGAGATGCCCTTCGAGACGATCGTCGATTTTGTATTCTTGCCGAGATGGATCATCTTCGTGCCGGTATCGGCGATCTGGGCGTTGTTTGTGAGAGCGACGGAGTAAAATTCGCCGATCGAATTGTCGCCCTGCAGGATCACGCTCGGATATTTCCAAGTGATCGCCGAGCCGGTCTCGACCTGCGTCCACGAGATCTTAGAATTCACGCCGCGACACGCACCGCGTTTGGTGACGAAGTTATAGATGCCGCCCTTGCCGGTTTCATCGCCCGCGTACCAATTCTGAACCGTCGAATATTTGATCTCAGCATCGTCAAGAGCGACCAGTTCGACGACCGCCGCATGAAGCTGGTTCGTATCGAACTGCGGCGCGGTGCAACCCTCGTTATAGGCGACATAGCCGCCTTCCTCGGCAACGATCAGCGTGCGTTCGAACTGGCCCGATTCCTGCGTATTGATGCGGAAGTACGTCGAAAGCTCCATCGGGCACCGCACACCTTTTGGAATAAACACGAACGATCCGTCTGAGAAAACGGCCGAGTTCAACGCCGCGTAATAGTTGTCGTTAACCGGCACTACCGAGCCGAGATATTTCTGAACAAGCTCAGGATAATCAGCTACTGCCTCCGTAAATGAGCAAAAGATGACGCCCGCCTTCTTAAGTTTCTCTTTGTAGGTCGTCGCGACCGAAACGCTGTCAAACACAGCATCGACGGCGACATTTGCGAGCATCTTCTGCTCGCTCAAGGGTATGCCGAGCTTCTCAAAGGTTTTGACCAACTCCGGATCGACCTCGTCCATCGAGGCCTTCTTCGGCTTCTGTCGCGGTGCAGCGTAGTAGGAAATGTCCTGAAAATCGATCCGTGGATACTCAAAATTCGGCCAATGCTTTGGTTCCTCCATCTTGAGCCAGTTGCGGTAGGCCTTTAGCCGGAATTCGAGTAGCCAGTCGGGCTCGTTCTTCTTTGATGAGATCAGGCGAACGGTAGCTTCGCTCAGGCCCTTTGGGATAATGTCGGACTCAATGTCAGTGACAAAACCGTACTTGTATTCTCGGTTAGTAAGTATTTCCGCGGCAGTCGACATACTTAAATCCTTTGCGGTTCGATCGTTCGATCGATCCCCTGGATCGAGTGAAACATCGTATCAACGGTCTTTTCACTCCCGACTAGTTGAGCCAGGGTAATTTGCGACAGCGCGTTCTCGACGATCTCATGGAGGCCGACTATCACCGGCCGTATCCCACAGTCGCCGTTATGAACACATGTTTCCAGCACTCCGGTGTAGCTACCGCAATGTTTGTTGATCACCTCTTCATCGAGCACATGGATGATCTCGCTAAGACGTATTTCGGCGGCTGGCCTTGCGAGCAAGTACCCGCCCTTTGTACCGCGTGTCGAGAGGACGAAGCCGGCCTTGTTAAGGAGCCACATTAGCTTGCCGGCGTTAGCCGTCGATATGCCCTCGCGTTCGGCGATCTGCGGCAGCGTTAGCGAGTCGCCATTGGCAAGGTTGGCTAACTGCACCAGGCAGCGAAGCCCATATTCTTCCTGTGCCGATATCTTCATTACTACAACAACCGATCCTGCGGCATAGTTAAGGTTCGCAAAACATTATTTTTTTGTCAAGATTGCAGGCAGTGCACCAGCTGCACAAACTCCCGGTTATCCACTGTGATCAATCAGGGAGATGCGAGGTGCCGCCGAATCGGGATGCGATAAATATGGCCGATACCGCACCCCAATTACCATTCGAATCTCGGCCGCGAATATAAACGATATGTCGCGACGGCGAGACGATGACAGTCCGGATAGCTGATTCCATAGGCGAGTCAAATGCTCCGTCCTCGGCTGCCATCGGGATCGGTACACCGCCCCGCCAAGGCGGCACGTCGATATAGACTTCGGCACCGTTAACCGTTTGATTGCCATTATACCCATCGTTGATCGAGCCGCGAAGAAGATACGATTTCGAACCGGTGCGCGTAACTGTCAGCGTTTCGACCGTCGGGCCTTCGGAGGTCATATACGGCGTACGAGCAAGCTTTGCCAAATACAGCAGAACAGGCCTGTTCAGATTCCAGAAATTGCCGTTAGTTCCGCCGTCGATACAGGTGTAGGCCGGCATAAAGCCACCACATGTGCCCGAACCCAGGCCGATCTCCATTGCAAGGCCAGCAACGCCGAGTTCGCCATAGGCGTATTCACGTGCGGTGCCGCTCGTTGCATACAGATTGATGCTTTGGATCGGTTCGTAGCCGTTGAAGCCGGCCATCCGCTGCGCGATCGTTCGCAACTGCAGATTTGGCGGCGGAGTCTGATCTTGTCCCCAAGGATAAAGGATGAGATTCCCGGTGCTGTGCATGTCGAGGAATATTCCCGTCGCATCTAAGGGGGCAGGTGAGGTCTGGCCGGGTGCACGTTGGTCAGGATAGAGTTGATCCAGCAGGTCCTCGATATACGATGCTTCCGGCTCAGAGGCGGCTGAAAGGCCGGGGAACGTCTCGCTGCAAGGCGGCGTTGTCGGAGGATTCACCGTGCCCCATAGGTATGAGAAGTTGCGGTTCAGATCGATTCCGCGGCTGACATTCGTACAGTTGCCGCTCGTGGCGTTCATGTTCTTGCGCTTCAGCAACGATTGTTCGGCCAATTTGCGGCCATCCGGATTCACGATAGGAATGACAATGATCTCGTGTTCGTCCAAGAGCCATGTGGCATCGGCATCGATCCCATAATTTGACAGCAGGTAATCGACAAAGCGCGTTGCGATCTCGGGCGGCACCAACTCTCGAGCGTGGATCCCCGCCTCAAGAAAGAACCTTGGTTTGTTGCCTCGGATCGCCGAATTTGTCAAGCTGATCCCAAAGAGGTGATAGCCATTAGCCGCATTTTGAATCTTTTCCCAACTTTGGCCGTAGGTGAAGACCCGTGCAAGCGTGGGATACTGGACAGCTTTCTGGTCGAGGAATGTTCTCGTCTCTTCAACGGTGCGATAGCCGCCCAAATACGTGTCATTCAAGTCGATCGAGGCGAGCTCCGCAGTTAGCTTTTCGTCAACGCGGACACGCCAGCCTCCAGCAGCGAGGTTACTGAGTTGCTCCTTGGTCGTCCAGAATATCAGCTCGTTGCCGTCGCGATATTCCATCAGATCGAGATCCAGCGTGACAACACGCTGCATTTCGGCATCGTCGGTAATCGTAATGCGGGCCACGATCGGTGGGTCGCCTGTCTGGGCCATGATCGGGCCCAGCACGCACACGAACAGCGCTAAAATAAAGCAAATCCTGGCGCAGGCAAGGTTCATCTTGAATTTCTCCGAGTGTCGAAGAGATTATCAGAAGTAAACGCGTTTGTTAAGGCCTGGACGTCAAAGCGGCGAGCTTAGAGGTCGAAATTAAAGCTGACATAGCCGATCGCTTTTACCGGCTGCCCGTCCCGTGTAAAGGGCTTGAACCTCCATTTCTTGATAGCCTGTCTAGCGGCGCCCTGCAGCATGAATGGCCCGGATAATTTTTGGACCTCATCAACCTCGCCTTTTTCATTGATCGTGAGATCGACCCTAACGATACCCGTCATTCGCTGTGTTTTTGCAAGTGGCGGATAAGTTGGCGACACGCGATCGGTCGCAAATTCGAGCAGTGAGCCGATCTCAAGAGGGCCGTCGTTTGGCACCGGTGCCGGACCAGCGGCTATGACCGTTGCCGGTGGCTCCTTTTTCGGTGCAGGACTCGTCGGCTTTACAGTTGCCGGAGGTGACGGAATGTAGATTGGCTTCTCGTTGTCTGCAACAGTGCTCTCTACAGATGTCTTCTCAGGTGTCTTTACCTCGCGCTCTCGCATTGCAACCGTCTGAGCGACCGGCGGCGTGGTCCCAGGTGACGCCGTTTTCGCTGCGACCAGCTCGGTCGGTACTGATACGACCGGTTTTCCGTCGGCTGCATCCAGCACGACGCTGCGGGCATTCGCCATCGTCTCGCGTGTGTCTGTAACCTCATCTTTCCAGCGGCGAGAATCATAATCATCGCGCGCCAGGATGCTCCGCGAGTTTGTGGCCTCCTCAAGCAGGGCCATTGCATCGGCCGTCCGAATGGGTGATTTACCGATCTCTTTGGATTGAGTCACAACGATCTCAAGCGTCTCACGCATCTTTTCAAGATCGTTGAGGGCCTCGAGCGGCAGCGTGCGGTCAGAAACGCTGATCCCGAGTGCGCGATACCGTTCCGCGCGGTCGCGGGCATTCTTGACGACCTGACCGGCCACGGCCATGTAATTCGCCGATGCATTCGGTTTCGTCGTCTTCTGGAGGTTGAAATACTCGTTCAGAAAGTCCTGCGCGCGCTTGTAGTCGCCCTGTTCGAGGTAGCTGTTCATCAAGAGGACGCTGACGACAGACTGAACGGCCGCATCGCTCGTTTCCTTGCGAATGTTTTCGAGCTCGTAGCTCGCGGCCGCGTAATTGCGAACGGCGATGAAAGCCTTTGCCTTCGAGATGCGGTCACGCATCACGTCACCGGAAGTCGGCGGTGGTGCCACGTTTGTTGTTTGCTGAGCGACCGTCTGTGCGTGAGAGCCGACGATCAAGATACCTAAAACCAGAAAAACCGAAGTGCAAAACCTTCTGACATTTAACGGCATTCCTTCTCCTCCTCTGAGTTGAATAATTTTCCGTAAAGGTCAAGCGAATATGCCCAAGAGAAGGCTCACTTATACGACCCGAACTCGCAACCGAATCTCAAGAAAATCATCAAATCGACCGTGTTTCCATGGTACGCAAGATCAGTTACGTAAACTCTTGATGATTTTATCGCGATAGCGGAGCGCGTCTCTTTTTATAGCACTTTCGTCCAACGTGAGCAAACGCCGGTCGCGCATGACGACGCGGCCGTTAATGATGACGGTGCGGACGTCAGAGGCTTTTGTCGAGTAAACAAGGGCCGAATAGACATTGAACCAAGGCGTTTGGTGCAGTGCGTCGATATCGACGATCGCGATGTCAGCTCGCTTGCCGGCCTCGATCGAACCGATCTTGTCCGCCAAGTGCAGGGCGCGAGCTCCGCGGATGGTAGCCATCGCGAATGCTTCTTCGGCAGGCAGGGTCTTAGGGTCGAGCGACCATTGTTTATGGAGCTTGGCAGCCGTGTCGATCTCTTCCCAAAGGTTAAGGTCATTGTTCGACGCGGCACCGTCGGTGCCGAGGCCGACGGCGATATCTTCGCGAAGAAAGTAGGGGATCGCAGCCACTCCCGATGCAAGTTTAAGGTTTGACTGTGGGCAATGTGCTGAGCCGACACCGCGTTCTTTGTAAATGCGAACTTCCTCAGGCGTGAGCCAGACGCTGTGCGCGGCGATGGTCCTATTAGATAGAAAGCCGAAGCTGTCGAGGTATTTGACCGGTGTCATCCCGAAGTTCTTCTCGGCATCGTCGCGCTCCTTCTTGGTCTCGGCAACATGAATGACGACCGGCGCCTTCAACCGGTCCGCGAGACTGCGAACTGCCTGGAGATGCTCCTTCGACACCGTGTATGGGGCATGCGGTGCGGCGGCCGGCACGATCAGTGGGTCGTTCTGCCATTTCTTGATGAACCGCTCAGTATAGGCCATCGCCTCGGCGTGCGTCTTGTTGTCGGCGACCGGAAAGTCAATGATCGTTTCGCCAAGCACGCCGCGAACGCCAGCCTTCTTTGTCTCATCGGCGATGGCGTCCTCGAAGTAGTACATATCGCAATACGTCGTCGTCCCACCGCGTATCATCTCGGCGAGGCCCAGCCGCGTTCCGGCCCTCACGAAAGCCTCATCGACGTTCTTTGCCTCGGCCGGGAAGATGAATTTCGTCAGCCAGTCGTTCAGGTCGAGGTCGTCCGATATTCCGCGAAACAGCGTCATCGGCACGTGCGTATGCGTATTGATCAGCCCCGGAATGATGACCTTGCCCGTCGCATCGATCGTCTGCCTGGCTCGCACGTTCTGAGTCACGATCCGCCGCGTGCCCATAATGTCGATCTTGCCTTTAGTGATCGCGATAGCTCCGTTCTCAATGACCTCGCGATCCTCGCTCATCGTAACGATCGTACCGCCGACGATAAGGAGGTCGACACTAATAGCAAGAGGCGGCGGCGTTCGTGGCGCACCCATCGATCGTCCGCCGGCGCTGACCGTTCTCACCGGCTGAGCGACACTGAGGGCCTGCAATACTAAGACGCCAGTTAGAATCGCTACTAAAAGTAAAGACCTTTGTGTTCTCTGAGATTTCATTTTAAGTACTTCGTACGGATTTGATGCGGTTCAAATACTCGACATCAGATAGGTCTTTATGGCGTCCGACCGCAATCTTGTTTCTTATGAGATCGTCATAGCTGATCACATTTATTTCGACGCCTTCGCAGGTCACGATCTTTCGCTTCTCAAACGCTGAGTCAAAGTCTACCGATTTGAGGTAATTGAGAATATCGACCGCTAGGGGCGCGACGCCCATGACCACCAAGCTGTTTTCACGAGTAAAAATCTCGGTTTTCAGCGACGGGCCGCCAAGTCCAAATTCGGTCAGAGCTTCGACGATTCGTTTTGCATTATCTTCTTCGCGCGCAACAAAAACATCGATATCCTCTGTTGCGCGAGAATAGCCGTGCATTCCCACCGCGTAGCCACCAATTAACAGATACCTAACTTTATGCTTATTTAACGATTCTAATAACTCTTTGAATGTGTCCGGTAGCTCGAACTCCATAGTTCAATCGTCTTAGCCTTTCTATGTGCTGCAACCTTTCGGTCAAGGTCGAATTGCGATACCACTCAATCAGGTCAGATTCTGCATCGTCGAATCCGGAGAAAACCTTGAGCTTTGTTTTGTCCAGACGCAATTCAGGAAGGTGCTTTTTGGCATTCATTTCTCTGTCTTAATTATATCTAAAATACTCGGATTTGACAGACGCTTTTTCAGGGTTATCTAAGAAACTTCGTGTCAAACGCCCGCGGCAGCAGGTCTTTCATCTGGACGGTCTCGGCACTGCCGTGGAGGTTGGCGAAAATGACGGGAATATCGCCGCCGAATTCCCAGATGATCTGGCGGCAGACACCGCACGGCGGCGTGAGGTCCTCGGTGTCGGCGACGACCGCGATGCGGCGGATCTTTGTCTTGCCGAGCGAAATGGCCTTCCAGACGGCGACACGCTCGGCACAGACGGTTAGCCCGTAGCTCGCGGATTCGACATTGCAGCCGACCACGATCGAGCCGTCCTCGGTCTCGAGGGCCGAGCCGACCTTGAATTTAGAGAACGGCGCGTAGGCATTCTCGCGCACCTTCATTGCTTCCTCTACCAATCTCTCATCTGTGATTTCCATTAGTGTCTGTTACTCATTCGCGGCACTTCGTTCCTGCTTTAGCTTCTCACGCACGAGGCTGCACAGGAATTCGATGCTAACGCCGGTCTGTGCGCCTTCCGGGATAATGATGTCCGCATGACGCTTTGACGGCTCGACGAATTCAAAATGCATCGGCCTGATCGTTCGCATGTACTGGTCCATCGTGTGCTCGTATGTCCGGCCACGCTCGGCGTGATCTCGTTTGAGGCGGCGGATCAGGCGGACGTCGTCCGGAGTGTCGACAAAGACCCGCACATCCAACAGGTCAAGCACGCGAGACTCGGCAAATATCAGTATTCCCTCGACTATCACGACCGGACGCGGCTCGATGACCTCAATGTTCGTCGTTCGCGTGTGTGTCTTAAAGTCATACAGCGGCATCTCGGCTGGCAGGCCCTGTTTGAGACGCAGGATATGATTGACCATCATGTTGCTGTCAACCGAATCAGGATGGTCAAAATTTGCCTGATGCCGTTCGTCAAGCGGCATGTCGGCGAGGTCGCGATAATACGAATCCTGCTCGACAAGTACGACATTCTCGGCGCCGACGGCCTCGACTATCGAACGTGCGATCGTCGTCTTGCCTGACCCTGTACCTCCGCATATGCCGATTATCATATTCTCGAAATGACCCTCGTCAGCAATTCACCGAACACTTCGGCCGCGTCGGCACCTGTCGTCATCACATGCGAATGGTCGATCTCCTCGTCCGTCATGCCCGCCGCATAATTTGTGATGCACGAGATGCCGAGCACGCGAACGCCCATATGCCGCGCCGCGACGGCCTCGGGAACGGTTGACATTCCGACCGCGTCGGCCCCGAGCAGACGATACATACGCACCTCCGACGGCGTCTCGTACGTCGGGCCCGACAGGCCGCAATAGATACCTTTATTAAGGAAATCGATCCCGTTTCGCTCGGTCGAGATGGCGGCGGCCTCTTCGTCAACGATTCTCTGCAGCTCGCGGTCGTAGACCTCGGTCATATCCGGAAATCTCGCTCCAAACCGCGAATCGTTTGGCCCGCGAAGCGGATTCACGCCAAAACAGTTGATATGGTCAGTGATCATCATCAGGCTGCCCGGCGGCATATCAGAATTCAGGCTGCCGGCGGCATTCGTAAGGATCAGGTTCTTGATGCCCATCACGCCAAAGGTCCGGACGGGGAGCATCACCTGTTCCATTTCGTAGCCTTCGTAATAATGAAAGCGGCCCTGCTGAACGGCAATGGTCACTCCGTTAATGTCACCGATCACAAGCTGCCCCGCGTGCCCCTCGACAGTTGAGCGGACAAAGCCTGGTATCTCCGCAAATGGGATCGTCATCCCCCCATCGACCTTCTCCGCAAACGCACCCAGCCCGCTGCCTAACACGATCGCCGCGCGGATATCGCTCGGATATCGTTCCTTGATGAATGCGGCGGCTTCAGCGGCCTTTTCGTAGGTCATAACGGCCAGAGAACAAAAAGATTAACATATCGCCCTGTTTCCTATAAGCTGTCCCACCGTGGGACAGTTATGGGACAGCCCGCAGATCAATTAACTACTTGAAAATACAACACTTACTATCGTGTATCGGTGGTGTCCCACTGTCCCGCAAAGATTTCAAATTCTGGCAGGTTACATAGCCGAATCGATTTTGAAACGCCTGCCAGCGCGCATCAAGGCTGTTGCAAGTATAGCACGGCCTTGCACACAAATCAATTTTCCTTTCTATAAGGAATCCCTAACGCTTTTGGGGCACGTGAGAGGCCGATAAAGCCGGCCAGGACGATTATCGTCAGGACATACGGAATTATTTGGATGAACTGGACGGGTATGTCTTCGCCTGACGGCATCTTTATGGCGCCCTGGATCTGGATCGTCAGGGCCTCGGTAAAGCCGAAGAAAAGACAGGCGATCAGGACAGGAACGGGACGCCATTTGGCGAGGATCAATGCGGCAAGGGCGATAAATCCGCGACCAGCGGTCATGGCCCGTGTAAATAGTGATGATTGGCCGATCGATAGATATGCGCCGCCTGCCGCGGCGAGCATTCCCGAGATGACGACGCAGATGTAGCGGAGCGTAATGACCTTGACACCTGCGGCGTCGGCGGCTGACGGATTTTCGCCGGTCGCCCGCAGCCGGAGGCCAAATGGCGTTTTGTAGAGGACATACCAGCACACCGGCACCAACACCAGAGCGATAACGGTTGCAACCGACGTCCGGAAAGCCTCGGGCAGCATCACGTCCTTTGCGATCTGCGGCGTCGAACCGGTCGAATCATAGAGAGCACCCGAAATGAGCGCCGGCAGGCCGAGCATGAGAATGTTCACCCCAAAGCCGGCGACAACCTGATCTGCCTCGAACTTGATGGTTGCGACCGCGTAAAGCAGCGCTGTTAGGCCCCCGGCGACTATCGCCGCCGCGAGGCCGATGAACGGCACCATCGTGTGCGGCACACTCGAGCCCGGCTGGCTTAGCTCATACGTCACGACAGCGCCGGTAAACGCTCCGGCGAGCATCAGGCCTTCGAGGGCGATATTGATAACGCCCGAGCGCTCGGAGAACAGTCCGCCGAGCGCAGCAAAGATCAGCGGCGTTGCCAGGCGCAGGCTCGAAAAGATCAGTGCTATCGTAAATATCTCGCTCATAGGCAATGTGAAAATGTGAAAAAGTGAACAGGTGAAAAAGAGGCACGATCTGTTGCGATAACCTTTTTCACTACTTCACATTTCCCCTTTTTCACTTTCTCGTAAACCTCTGTAGGCTCGCGACCAGCAATATCACGACCGCCTGAAGCACCTCGACGAGGTCCTTTGAAACATACTCGGTAAAGGCATCGACAAAAATGCCGCCACGCCGCAGTACCGCAAAGAACAAGGCCGCAAAAAAGACGCCCAACGGATGATTACGGCCCAGTAACGCTACCGCGATTCCCAAAAACCCGACCTCGCCTGAGAAATCGTGATAGTAGCGATACCTGTCGCCCATCACCTCGCCTATCGCGACCATTCCGGCCAGTGCACCCGATATCGTCATCGCGAGAATGATCTGCTTTTTGGGATTGATGCCGCCGTATTCAGCGGCTGACGGATTTTCGCCAACGGCTCGCAGTTCGTAGCCCCATTTTGTCTTCCACAAGAAGATCCAGACCAGCACGCACATCAGCACCGCGATAAGGAATGCGATGCTCAACGGAACAAACTCCGGCATTCCCGGAACGTATTGACTGATCCGCGGGATGTGAGCCGCCTCACCGACGGGCACGGTCTGCATTATTGGGTCGCCCGGCTGCTTGTAGTAATACTGCGTAAAGTAGCTCACCAGCGCTATGCCGATGAAATTGAGCATGATCGTATTGATCACCTCGTGCGAGCCAAACTTTGCTTTTAGAATTCCGGGAATCGCTCCCCAAATACCGCCGACGATCATTGCCGTAGCGATACACAATGGGACGAGCAGTATCGCGGGCAGCGACGCCCACGAGTAATCGACATCCTGTCCGAAGGTGTT of Chloracidobacterium sp. contains these proteins:
- the sufD gene encoding Fe-S cluster assembly protein SufD, whose protein sequence is MMSPQLAKEATLSAWFREVIKNEPDSALRSLREDAFSFFEANGFPTPQTEDWKYTNVAPLAAIDWTVDSSSIAIGQDVPLDVVGQFRTARNGFTALNLAFANIAILRIAKDTVINEPVEFSFAAGEDRAIFPHIVVIAESGSEATIVESYDSQTKSFTNSAVQIIVEDNASLTHYRVQRESDEAFHYGVTEASMGRDSRYDLTSINLGSAISRHDIDAKFTAEGGEAWVDGLYMLGGSQHSDTHSVIDHTVPNCTSHQNYKGVLDGKSRGVFNGKVFVRENAHGTDAQQQNKNLLLSNDARVDTKPQLEIFNDDVKCAHGATVGQLEEEELFYLLTRGLPESLARNLLTYGFAEEIINKIGITAIKAELDATVLNRLGTSI
- the sufC gene encoding Fe-S cluster assembly ATPase SufC; amino-acid sequence: MLLEIKDLYAGIDGKEILKGLNLQVNAGSVHAIMGPNGSGKSTLSKVLAGHPSYEVTSGEVLYEGSNLLELEPDERARSGVFMAFQYPVEVPGVSNSQFLRLAYNEKMKHLGEEELDPLEFNDYLKEKAKIVDMDPQFFKRSVNEGFSGGEKKRNEILQMAVLEPRLAILDETDSGLDIDALRIVAEGVNKLRSSDNAIILVTHYQRLLNYVEPDFVHVLADGKIVKEGGKDLAVELEEKGYDWVKAAAK
- a CDS encoding GNAT family N-acetyltransferase, translated to MSVVRLAGPGDEYLIERLVAAAFGPFRNLYTPDAFDYTAIKADAVRGRFAEGPIWLAYLGDLPAGTVSGLPDGERFYIRSMGVIPDAQGKGVGQQLLGALEKHAREEGFKSLYLYTTFVLPGARPLYEKNGFYILRETPPEEWFGMAGIEMEKILD
- the sufB gene encoding Fe-S cluster assembly protein SufB, translated to MSTAAEILTNREYKYGFVTDIESDIIPKGLSEATVRLISSKKNEPDWLLEFRLKAYRNWLKMEEPKHWPNFEYPRIDFQDISYYAAPRQKPKKASMDEVDPELVKTFEKLGIPLSEQKMLANVAVDAVFDSVSVATTYKEKLKKAGVIFCSFTEAVADYPELVQKYLGSVVPVNDNYYAALNSAVFSDGSFVFIPKGVRCPMELSTYFRINTQESGQFERTLIVAEEGGYVAYNEGCTAPQFDTNQLHAAVVELVALDDAEIKYSTVQNWYAGDETGKGGIYNFVTKRGACRGVNSKISWTQVETGSAITWKYPSVILQGDNSIGEFYSVALTNNAQIADTGTKMIHLGKNTKSTIVSKGISAGKSNNSYRGLVKVMPKAAGARNYTQCDSMLIGGKSEANTFPYIEVMNNTARVEHEATTSKISEEQLFYLQQRGISQEDAVSLIINGFCKEVFRELPMEYAVEAQKLLGLKLEGTVG
- a CDS encoding Rrf2 family transcriptional regulator codes for the protein MKISAQEEYGLRCLVQLANLANGDSLTLPQIAEREGISTANAGKLMWLLNKAGFVLSTRGTKGGYLLARPAAEIRLSEIIHVLDEEVINKHCGSYTGVLETCVHNGDCGIRPVIVGLHEIVENALSQITLAQLVGSEKTVDTMFHSIQGIDRTIEPQRI
- a CDS encoding TonB family protein, which encodes MPLNVRRFCTSVFLVLGILIVGSHAQTVAQQTTNVAPPPTSGDVMRDRISKAKAFIAVRNYAAASYELENIRKETSDAAVQSVVSVLLMNSYLEQGDYKRAQDFLNEYFNLQKTTKPNASANYMAVAGQVVKNARDRAERYRALGISVSDRTLPLEALNDLEKMRETLEIVVTQSKEIGKSPIRTADAMALLEEATNSRSILARDDYDSRRWKDEVTDTRETMANARSVVLDAADGKPVVSVPTELVAAKTASPGTTPPVAQTVAMREREVKTPEKTSVESTVADNEKPIYIPSPPATVKPTSPAPKKEPPATVIAAGPAPVPNDGPLEIGSLLEFATDRVSPTYPPLAKTQRMTGIVRVDLTINEKGEVDEVQKLSGPFMLQGAARQAIKKWRFKPFTRDGQPVKAIGYVSFNFDL
- a CDS encoding amidohydrolase; protein product: MGAPRTPPPLAISVDLLIVGGTIVTMSEDREVIENGAIAITKGKIDIMGTRRIVTQNVRARQTIDATGKVIIPGLINTHTHVPMTLFRGISDDLDLNDWLTKFIFPAEAKNVDEAFVRAGTRLGLAEMIRGGTTTYCDMYYFEDAIADETKKAGVRGVLGETIIDFPVADNKTHAEAMAYTERFIKKWQNDPLIVPAAAPHAPYTVSKEHLQAVRSLADRLKAPVVIHVAETKKERDDAEKNFGMTPVKYLDSFGFLSNRTIAAHSVWLTPEEVRIYKERGVGSAHCPQSNLKLASGVAAIPYFLREDIAVGLGTDGAASNNDLNLWEEIDTAAKLHKQWSLDPKTLPAEEAFAMATIRGARALHLADKIGSIEAGKRADIAIVDIDALHQTPWFNVYSALVYSTKASDVRTVIINGRVVMRDRRLLTLDESAIKRDALRYRDKIIKSLRN
- a CDS encoding nucleotidyltransferase encodes the protein MEFELPDTFKELLESLNKHKVRYLLIGGYAVGMHGYSRATEDIDVFVAREEDNAKRIVEALTEFGLGGPSLKTEIFTRENSLVVMGVAPLAVDILNYLKSVDFDSAFEKRKIVTCEGVEINVISYDDLIRNKIAVGRHKDLSDVEYLNRIKSVRST